From the Simplicispira suum genome, the window GGGAGTTCTACGCCGTGACGGGAACCTTGTTCATCACTCTCGCGTTTCCAGGTTTCGTTTACCGCTACTTGCTGCGGCGGCGGGGCTGAGCGCAACCATCGGGTGTTTCTGCCATGAAGGTCCTTGATCTGCAGTGTGCCAACAGCCACGCTTTTGAGGGCTGGTTTGCCAATGAACAGGATTTCCAGCGCCAGCTCGCCCAAGAACTGGTGCAGTGCCCGTTTTGTGCGGACGCCCGAGTGCACAAGCTGCTCAGTGCCCCGCGCATCCAGCGGGGCGTGGCGCCCCCTTCAAATACGGTGTCGGAATCCAGCGCTCCACAGGCCCCGGAGGTTTCCGAAGCAGGCCAATGGCTCTCGCGCGTGCGCGAATGGGTGGCTGGCAGTGAGGATGTAGGCGAGCGCTTTGCCAGCGAAGCGCGTGCCATGCACGAAGGCGATTTGCCCGGACGTGCCATCCGCGGCGTGGCCAGCGCAGAGGAAACCCGGGAACTGCTCTCGGATGGCATTTTGGTGCTTCCCGTACCGCCTGCATTGAGCGAGCCACTGCACTGAAGAGATCAGTATTGCTATACTAAATATAGCAATAAAATGGCTTCCAATAAGCGCA encodes:
- a CDS encoding DUF1178 family protein — encoded protein: MKVLDLQCANSHAFEGWFANEQDFQRQLAQELVQCPFCADARVHKLLSAPRIQRGVAPPSNTVSESSAPQAPEVSEAGQWLSRVREWVAGSEDVGERFASEARAMHEGDLPGRAIRGVASAEETRELLSDGILVLPVPPALSEPLH